From one Thermococcus sp. Bubb.Bath genomic stretch:
- a CDS encoding DUF302 domain-containing protein, whose product MGSMEDMMKQMVRGVTSKYPFKETIERLKRKTEELNWTVVGEYNYIEKVGVKFAVLEVCNKDFATKAVSKPENRWISAMMPCKFSIIEMPDGIYVFGMNMGLFAQMISGELGGTA is encoded by the coding sequence ATGGGGTCCATGGAGGACATGATGAAGCAGATGGTAAGAGGGGTTACGAGCAAGTACCCCTTCAAGGAGACAATTGAGAGGCTAAAGAGGAAGACAGAAGAGCTAAACTGGACCGTGGTCGGAGAATACAACTATATCGAAAAAGTTGGAGTAAAATTCGCAGTCCTTGAAGTCTGTAACAAGGATTTCGCGACAAAAGCAGTAAGCAAACCCGAAAACCGCTGGATTTCAGCGATGATGCCTTGTAAGTTCTCAATCATTGAGATGCCCGATGGTATATACGTCTTCGGGATGAACATGGGACTCTTTGCCCAGATGATCTCTGGGGAGCTTGGGGGAACTGCTTAA
- a CDS encoding HypC/HybG/HupF family hydrogenase formation chaperone, with amino-acid sequence MALMLAGRVVEIRNGKAIVDVEGQLKEASLEFIKDVKPGDYVKMYYGIVLEKVSKEEAEETLARCSYHHSSSIELTFTVSNFKF; translated from the coding sequence ATGGCCCTGATGCTGGCTGGAAGGGTTGTTGAGATAAGAAACGGGAAAGCAATAGTGGACGTTGAAGGACAGCTGAAGGAGGCCAGCTTGGAGTTCATAAAAGACGTGAAGCCGGGGGATTACGTAAAGATGTACTACGGCATAGTCCTCGAAAAGGTCAGCAAGGAAGAGGCTGAAGAGACGCTGGCGAGGTGTTCCTATCACCACTCGTCCAGCATTGAGCTTACTTTCACGGTTTCAAACTTTAAGTTTTAG
- the hypD gene encoding hydrogenase formation protein HypD translates to MKDVERVIAPYRDRAIAQKLVEKIKEEAKTLDGEIRIMHVCGSHEDTITRYGIRSLLPKNVKVVSGPGCPVCITPIEDIIAMQRIMRKAKEEGEEIILTTFGDMYKIPTPMGSFADLKSEGFDVRIVYGIYDTYRIAKENPDKTVVHFSPGFETTTAPTAGMLNAVAQEKLENFKIYSVHRLTPQGIEVLIKQKSRIDALIDAGHVSTIIGVKGWEFLSERYGTPQVVAGFEPNDVLMAVLLLIRMYKEGDARVVNEYKRSVKYEGNVHAQKLIDKYLKVVDAKWRALGIFPKTGLKVRNEWKEFEIRNFYKVEVPKGLPELEKGCLCAAVLRGLAMPTDCPHFGKDCTPRHPIGPCMVSYEGSCNVFYRYGVLY, encoded by the coding sequence ATGAAGGACGTTGAGAGGGTAATTGCCCCTTACAGGGATAGGGCGATAGCCCAGAAGTTAGTCGAGAAGATCAAAGAAGAAGCAAAGACCCTCGACGGTGAAATCAGGATAATGCACGTTTGTGGAAGCCACGAGGACACGATAACGAGATACGGGATCCGTTCTCTTCTCCCAAAGAACGTTAAGGTCGTCAGCGGGCCTGGCTGTCCAGTCTGCATAACACCCATCGAGGATATCATAGCGATGCAACGCATAATGAGGAAAGCAAAGGAAGAGGGCGAGGAGATAATCCTGACGACCTTTGGGGACATGTACAAAATCCCAACGCCGATGGGGAGCTTTGCCGACTTAAAGAGCGAGGGCTTTGACGTCAGGATCGTCTACGGTATCTATGACACGTACAGGATAGCCAAGGAGAACCCGGACAAGACGGTCGTCCACTTCTCCCCGGGCTTTGAGACCACCACCGCTCCCACCGCTGGAATGCTCAACGCTGTGGCCCAGGAGAAACTTGAGAACTTCAAAATTTACTCCGTTCACCGCTTAACCCCTCAGGGGATAGAAGTCCTCATAAAGCAGAAGAGCAGGATAGATGCCCTCATAGATGCCGGCCACGTCTCAACGATAATCGGCGTGAAGGGCTGGGAGTTCCTAAGCGAGCGCTATGGAACCCCGCAGGTCGTTGCGGGTTTTGAGCCGAACGATGTTCTCATGGCGGTTCTCCTTCTCATAAGGATGTACAAAGAAGGCGACGCGAGGGTCGTGAACGAGTACAAGAGGTCCGTTAAATACGAGGGTAACGTCCATGCCCAGAAGCTCATTGATAAGTACCTCAAGGTCGTCGATGCCAAGTGGAGGGCTTTGGGAATCTTCCCGAAGACCGGCCTTAAGGTCAGAAACGAGTGGAAGGAGTTCGAGATAAGGAACTTCTACAAGGTTGAAGTTCCCAAGGGGCTTCCAGAGCTTGAGAAGGGATGCCTCTGTGCCGCCGTGCTGAGGGGCCTGGCAATGCCAACGGACTGCCCGCACTTCGGAAAAGACTGCACGCCGAGGCATCCAATAGGGCCCTGCATGGTGTCCTACGAGGGAAGCTGCAACGTGTTCTACAGGTACGGCGTGCTGTATTGA
- the hypE gene encoding hydrogenase expression/formation protein HypE, translating to MDEKIKLEHGAGGEIMEDFLRDVVLKTLTLKSAGGIGLDALDDGATIPFGDKHIVFTIDGHTVKPLFFPGGDIGRLAVSGTVNDLAVMGAKPVALANSMIIGEGLDMEILKRVLKSMDETAREVPVPIVTGDTKVVEDKIEMFVITAGIGIAEHPVSDAGAKIGDVVLVSGTIGDHGIALMSHREGIAFETGLKSDVAPIWDVIKAVADAIGWEKVHAMKDPTRAGLSNALNEIASKSNVGILVREADIPIRPEVRAASEMLGISPYDVANEGKVVMVVARDYAEDALEAMRKTEKGKNAAIIGEVIEDYRGKVLLETGIGGKRFMEPPEGDPVPRIC from the coding sequence ATGGACGAAAAGATAAAGCTCGAACACGGAGCCGGTGGAGAGATAATGGAAGACTTCCTAAGGGACGTCGTCCTCAAGACCCTAACCCTGAAATCCGCTGGAGGCATAGGGCTTGATGCACTCGACGACGGAGCCACAATACCCTTCGGGGACAAGCACATCGTCTTCACGATAGACGGGCACACGGTAAAGCCTCTCTTCTTCCCCGGAGGGGACATTGGTCGCCTAGCGGTCAGCGGGACGGTAAACGATCTGGCCGTTATGGGTGCGAAGCCAGTAGCGCTGGCGAACTCGATGATAATCGGCGAGGGCCTCGACATGGAAATTCTAAAGAGGGTTCTCAAGTCGATGGACGAGACGGCAAGGGAAGTCCCTGTCCCGATAGTCACGGGCGACACTAAGGTCGTTGAAGATAAGATAGAGATGTTCGTGATAACGGCCGGAATAGGGATAGCCGAACACCCGGTAAGCGATGCAGGGGCAAAGATCGGGGACGTTGTTTTGGTCAGCGGGACGATAGGAGACCACGGCATAGCCCTGATGAGCCACAGGGAAGGTATAGCCTTCGAGACCGGGCTCAAGAGCGACGTCGCACCGATATGGGACGTTATCAAAGCGGTTGCCGATGCAATCGGCTGGGAGAAGGTTCACGCGATGAAAGACCCTACGAGAGCCGGCTTGAGCAATGCGCTCAACGAGATAGCAAGCAAGAGCAACGTTGGAATCCTCGTGAGGGAAGCAGATATTCCGATAAGGCCCGAGGTGAGAGCTGCCAGCGAGATGCTCGGGATAAGCCCCTACGATGTCGCCAACGAGGGCAAAGTTGTCATGGTTGTCGCAAGGGACTACGCAGAGGATGCCCTTGAAGCTATGAGAAAAACGGAGAAAGGTAAGAACGCCGCGATAATCGGTGAGGTCATAGAGGACTACCGCGGCAAAGTTCTTCTTGAGACAGGGATAGGTGGAAAGAGGTTCATGGAACCTCCCGAAGGAGACCCCGTTCCAAGGATCTGTTAG
- a CDS encoding HEPN domain-containing protein, whose translation MIDYQPIIRKAEKSLEAAKALLKTGAYEFALSRAYYTMFYCAETLLLTKDISVSKHSAVIALLGREFVKTEEVPHRFFTYLRLAFQLRQVADYSFKNNLSEEDARVQIERAKEFLDFTRSYLKEKGLLGD comes from the coding sequence ATGATCGATTATCAACCCATAATACGCAAGGCCGAGAAAAGTCTGGAGGCCGCTAAGGCTCTTCTAAAAACAGGGGCCTATGAATTCGCCCTTTCCAGGGCGTATTACACGATGTTCTACTGCGCAGAGACACTCCTGTTAACAAAAGACATCTCGGTTTCGAAACACTCTGCCGTCATAGCACTCCTTGGAAGAGAGTTTGTGAAAACTGAGGAGGTTCCTCATAGGTTCTTTACCTATCTGAGGCTGGCCTTCCAGCTTAGACAGGTGGCAGATTATTCCTTTAAGAATAACCTGTCAGAGGAAGACGCCAGAGTTCAAATCGAAAGGGCCAAGGAGTTTTTAGACTTTACGCGCTCATACCTGAAGGAAAAAGGTCTGCTGGGGGATTGA
- the hypF gene encoding carbamoyltransferase HypF: MKAYHIHVQGIVQAVGFRPFVYRIAHEHNLGGYVKNLGDAGVEIVVEGREGDIEAFLHELYKKKPPLARIDRIEKKEIPPQGFDRFYIEKSSKGGKGGDSIIPPDIAICDDCLRELFDPTNKRYMYPFIVCTNCGPRFTIIEDLPYDRENTTMKEFPMCDFCRSEYEDPLNRRYHAEPIACPVCGPSYRLYTSNGQEIHGDPLRKAAELIDKGYIVAIKGIGGIHLACDATREDVVAELRRRTFRPQKPFAIMAKDIETIKSFAYVSPEEEEELTSYRRPIITLRKREPFPLPENLAPGLHTIGVMLPYAGTHYILFHWSKTPVYVMTSANYPGMPMVKDNEKALDELKDMADYFLLHNRKILNRADDSVIRFVDGKRAVIRRSRGFVPLPIEIPFEYNGLAVGAELMNAFGVAKNRKVYSSQYIGNTGKVEVLEFMREAIAHFQKILRVKNLDLIIADLHPIYNTTKLAMEIANELNIELLQVQHHYAHIASVMAEKNLDSAIGIALDGVGYGTDGNTWGGEVLYLGYEDVERLAHIDYYPLPGGDLASYYPLRVLMGILSKVYSINELEGVIAHCCPKAIESLKYGRVEFNVVLNQLAKGINTAYASSTGRVLDAIAVLLNVAYRRHYEGEPAMKLESFACKGKNDLKFEVPAEGELIKVESLFEQILEAIEGASPADIAYSVHLALARAFAQTAVEKAREFGVKNVALSGGVAYNELITKTVRKVVEANGLNFHVTTEVPRGDNGVNVGQAFLGGLYLEGYLTKEDLML; the protein is encoded by the coding sequence ATGAAGGCATATCACATTCACGTTCAGGGAATCGTTCAGGCGGTAGGGTTTCGGCCGTTCGTCTATCGGATAGCCCACGAGCACAACCTGGGGGGCTACGTCAAAAACCTCGGCGATGCGGGCGTTGAGATAGTCGTTGAGGGCAGGGAAGGGGACATCGAGGCTTTTCTCCATGAGTTATATAAGAAAAAACCACCTCTGGCAAGGATTGACAGGATTGAGAAGAAGGAGATCCCACCGCAGGGATTCGACCGCTTTTACATCGAGAAAAGCTCCAAGGGCGGAAAGGGCGGGGACTCAATAATTCCGCCGGACATAGCGATCTGCGATGACTGCCTCAGGGAGCTCTTTGACCCAACCAACAAGCGCTACATGTACCCCTTCATCGTCTGTACAAACTGCGGGCCGAGGTTCACAATAATTGAAGACCTCCCATACGACCGCGAGAACACCACGATGAAAGAATTTCCCATGTGCGACTTCTGCCGGAGCGAGTACGAGGATCCGCTCAACAGGCGCTACCACGCCGAGCCAATAGCCTGCCCCGTCTGCGGACCCTCTTACAGGCTCTACACCAGCAATGGACAGGAGATACACGGAGACCCGCTCAGGAAAGCGGCTGAACTCATAGACAAGGGCTACATCGTGGCCATTAAGGGGATAGGTGGAATACATTTAGCATGTGACGCCACAAGGGAGGACGTCGTGGCCGAGCTTAGAAGGAGAACCTTCAGACCACAGAAGCCCTTCGCTATAATGGCCAAAGACATTGAGACCATAAAGAGCTTCGCCTATGTGAGCCCGGAGGAAGAAGAGGAGCTGACCTCCTACAGGCGTCCAATAATAACGCTCCGCAAGAGAGAGCCCTTCCCGCTCCCCGAGAACCTTGCACCCGGCCTCCACACAATCGGAGTCATGCTTCCCTACGCTGGAACCCACTACATCCTCTTCCACTGGAGCAAGACGCCGGTTTATGTGATGACCTCGGCCAACTACCCCGGAATGCCGATGGTTAAGGACAACGAGAAGGCCCTTGATGAACTTAAAGATATGGCAGACTACTTCCTCCTCCACAACAGGAAGATTCTGAACAGGGCCGACGACAGCGTGATAAGGTTCGTTGACGGGAAGAGGGCAGTTATAAGGCGCTCGCGCGGCTTCGTGCCCCTTCCGATAGAGATACCCTTCGAGTACAACGGCCTGGCAGTTGGGGCGGAACTCATGAATGCCTTCGGCGTGGCAAAGAACAGAAAGGTCTACTCGAGCCAGTACATAGGCAACACCGGAAAGGTCGAAGTCCTCGAGTTCATGAGGGAGGCGATAGCCCACTTCCAGAAGATTCTGAGGGTTAAGAACCTCGATCTCATAATAGCCGATCTTCACCCGATATACAACACAACGAAGCTGGCCATGGAAATAGCGAACGAGCTGAACATCGAGCTCCTACAGGTTCAGCACCACTACGCCCACATAGCGAGCGTCATGGCAGAGAAAAACCTGGATTCAGCGATAGGGATAGCGCTCGACGGCGTTGGCTACGGGACCGATGGGAACACCTGGGGCGGCGAAGTCCTTTATCTGGGGTACGAGGACGTTGAGAGGCTGGCCCACATCGACTACTATCCGCTCCCCGGCGGGGATCTGGCGAGCTACTATCCACTGAGGGTGTTGATGGGAATACTGAGCAAGGTCTATTCGATTAACGAGCTTGAAGGAGTCATAGCCCACTGCTGTCCAAAGGCCATTGAGAGCCTCAAGTACGGGAGGGTCGAGTTCAACGTGGTTCTAAACCAGCTCGCCAAGGGTATAAACACCGCCTACGCCTCATCGACGGGAAGGGTTCTCGACGCAATAGCGGTTCTCCTCAACGTCGCCTACAGGAGGCACTACGAAGGAGAGCCAGCCATGAAGCTTGAGAGCTTCGCCTGCAAGGGCAAGAACGATCTGAAGTTCGAGGTTCCGGCCGAAGGAGAGCTGATTAAGGTTGAGAGTCTGTTCGAGCAGATCCTTGAGGCAATTGAGGGGGCATCACCAGCGGACATAGCTTACTCAGTCCACTTAGCTCTCGCGAGGGCCTTCGCTCAAACGGCGGTAGAGAAAGCCAGAGAGTTCGGCGTGAAGAACGTTGCCCTGAGCGGCGGAGTTGCATACAACGAGCTCATAACCAAGACGGTAAGGAAGGTCGTGGAGGCGAACGGGCTAAACTTCCACGTCACAACAGAAGTACCGAGGGGCGACAACGGAGTAAACGTCGGCCAGGCATTCCTTGGAGGCCTCTACCTCGAAGGCTATCTGACGAAGGAGGACTTAATGCTGTGA
- a CDS encoding cysteine desulfurase has product MRIPDDVRKDIPLTKEVIYFDNTATSLTPKPVVDAMDEYYLKYRANVHRGVHRLSQIATHKYEESRKAVADFINAKFEEVVFTKNTSESLNLVALGLEHLFKKGDKIVTTPYEHHSDLLPWQRLAREKGLRLEFIEGDLEGNLDLADAEKKIKGAKLVAVQHVSNALGVIHEIERLGKMAKEEGAIFVVDAAQSAGHMEVDVKKLHADFLGFSGHKGPMGPTGIGVLYINSEFFDIFEPPLIGGGTIEDVDLYSYKLTEPPERFEAGTPNIGGAIGLAAGVRYVEKVGADKVEKQEGKLVKRITEGLDELEIPWYGPRDLKKHAGVVSFNVPPLHPHDVAAILDEHNILVRSGHHCALPVMKKLGVEGTVRASFHVYNSVEEVETFLGVMEGLVKGLRG; this is encoded by the coding sequence ATGAGGATTCCGGACGATGTTAGAAAGGACATCCCGCTCACGAAAGAGGTCATATACTTTGACAACACTGCAACTTCTCTCACTCCAAAGCCCGTTGTTGATGCAATGGACGAGTATTACCTGAAATACCGCGCAAACGTCCACAGGGGTGTCCACAGGCTCTCCCAGATAGCGACACACAAGTACGAGGAGAGCAGAAAAGCCGTTGCAGATTTCATAAACGCGAAGTTCGAGGAAGTAGTCTTCACGAAGAACACGAGCGAGAGCCTCAACCTCGTTGCCCTCGGACTGGAGCACCTCTTTAAGAAGGGGGACAAGATAGTGACGACACCCTACGAGCACCACTCGGATTTGCTCCCCTGGCAGAGGTTGGCGAGGGAGAAGGGCCTCCGGCTCGAATTCATTGAAGGCGATCTGGAGGGCAACCTTGATCTGGCAGATGCAGAGAAGAAAATCAAAGGCGCTAAACTCGTAGCCGTCCAGCACGTCTCGAACGCCCTTGGCGTCATCCACGAGATCGAGAGGCTGGGGAAGATGGCGAAGGAGGAAGGTGCGATATTCGTTGTTGACGCCGCTCAGAGTGCCGGTCACATGGAAGTGGACGTTAAAAAGCTCCACGCAGACTTTCTGGGCTTTTCCGGGCACAAGGGGCCGATGGGGCCGACTGGGATTGGGGTACTTTACATCAACAGTGAATTCTTTGACATCTTCGAGCCGCCACTCATAGGTGGGGGAACTATCGAGGACGTCGACCTCTATTCATACAAGCTGACGGAGCCTCCGGAGCGCTTTGAGGCTGGGACTCCAAACATAGGAGGAGCCATAGGACTTGCCGCAGGAGTACGGTACGTCGAGAAGGTTGGGGCGGACAAGGTCGAGAAACAGGAGGGCAAGCTTGTCAAGCGCATCACAGAGGGTCTTGACGAGCTTGAAATTCCCTGGTATGGACCGAGAGACTTAAAGAAGCATGCTGGCGTCGTCAGCTTCAACGTCCCACCATTGCACCCGCATGACGTTGCTGCAATCTTAGACGAACACAACATACTGGTAAGGAGCGGCCACCACTGTGCTCTCCCAGTTATGAAGAAGCTCGGAGTGGAGGGGACAGTTAGGGCCTCATTCCACGTCTACAACAGCGTTGAGGAGGTCGAGACGTTCCTCGGAGTTATGGAGGGGCTGGTAAAAGGTTTGAGGGGTTAA
- a CDS encoding HypC/HybG/HupF family hydrogenase formation chaperone, with translation MCLATVAKVLEVDPSKGTAWVDFGGVEREVRIDLMPDVKPGEYVLVHTGFIIEKVDEKTAREILNAWDEVFEVEPDAMGGYYYPGDRT, from the coding sequence ATGTGTCTCGCAACCGTAGCGAAGGTGCTTGAAGTTGACCCCTCAAAAGGAACCGCCTGGGTTGACTTCGGCGGAGTTGAGAGGGAGGTGAGGATAGACCTGATGCCAGATGTGAAGCCCGGCGAATACGTGCTTGTTCATACGGGCTTCATAATAGAGAAAGTCGACGAAAAAACCGCCAGGGAAATCCTAAACGCGTGGGATGAGGTCTTCGAGGTAGAGCCCGACGCCATGGGCGGCTACTACTATCCGGGTGATCGAACATGA
- a CDS encoding P-loop NTPase: MKILVSGKGGCGKSTISAMLGKYLAEKGYRVLIIDADESNPGLYRMLGLPKVKTLAEHLGGKKRAKILMAAEGEGELDEELFKWTLNEVPGEILARKGNLAVLTIGKIEEAEEGCACPYGFLARKLLEGIKLKENEVIIVDTEAGIEHFGRGVDKHVDVVVDVAEPSLESIELSKKIADLSESLGLKHILVLNKAIPGVEEKLPVKPDVIIPFDQNFIVDSLSGREVEPIEQIERLWKSIVG; this comes from the coding sequence ATGAAGATCCTCGTGTCCGGAAAAGGTGGTTGTGGGAAGAGCACCATCAGTGCCATGCTCGGCAAATACCTAGCTGAAAAGGGCTACCGCGTCCTCATCATAGACGCCGATGAGTCAAACCCGGGTCTCTACAGAATGCTCGGCCTCCCGAAGGTCAAGACTCTGGCAGAACACCTCGGTGGAAAGAAGAGGGCCAAGATACTCATGGCGGCTGAAGGAGAGGGAGAACTCGACGAGGAGCTTTTCAAATGGACTCTTAACGAGGTTCCCGGGGAGATACTTGCGAGGAAAGGCAACCTTGCGGTTCTGACCATCGGGAAGATCGAGGAGGCCGAGGAGGGCTGTGCCTGCCCCTACGGCTTTCTCGCTAGAAAGCTCCTTGAGGGAATAAAGCTCAAGGAGAACGAGGTTATTATCGTCGATACAGAGGCGGGAATAGAGCACTTCGGCAGGGGCGTTGACAAGCACGTTGATGTGGTAGTTGACGTGGCCGAGCCATCCCTGGAGTCCATTGAGCTGTCGAAGAAGATAGCCGATCTCAGCGAGAGCCTCGGCCTGAAGCATATCCTTGTCCTCAACAAGGCCATTCCAGGTGTTGAGGAAAAACTGCCGGTTAAGCCCGACGTCATCATACCCTTCGACCAGAACTTCATCGTTGACAGCCTCAGCGGCAGAGAGGTTGAGCCCATCGAGCAGATTGAGAGGCTCTGGAAGTCGATAGTTGGATGA
- a CDS encoding TetR/AcrR family transcriptional regulator has protein sequence MATKSPGKTREKIVSTAMELFAEKGFDRTTVDEIVARAGVAKGTFYLYFRSKDDLIKELAFGVMPIMAMPSLNDPYITVSYPTLGDYLLQLGREFLEFYSEEYRAEILFHMLSIRTHYNSINEIYKQSCSELLREGARRITAYVKVGYEDALIAFQMFLGSLMHYLYAREYLKVSEGHYLRKVVEAVLNHLRLSVSV, from the coding sequence GTGGCCACAAAGTCTCCGGGAAAGACGAGGGAAAAGATAGTCTCCACGGCGATGGAGCTGTTTGCAGAAAAGGGCTTCGACAGGACGACGGTGGACGAGATAGTGGCCAGGGCAGGCGTTGCCAAGGGGACGTTCTACCTCTACTTCAGGAGCAAGGACGACCTGATAAAGGAGCTTGCCTTCGGGGTAATGCCCATCATGGCCATGCCCTCCCTCAACGACCCGTACATAACTGTTTCTTATCCCACGCTCGGTGACTATCTCCTCCAGCTTGGAAGGGAGTTTCTTGAGTTCTATTCAGAGGAGTATCGAGCCGAGATTCTTTTCCACATGCTCTCCATAAGAACCCACTATAATTCCATCAACGAGATCTACAAACAGTCCTGCTCCGAGCTTTTGAGGGAAGGGGCAAGAAGAATAACTGCTTATGTTAAAGTAGGCTACGAGGATGCACTAATAGCATTTCAGATGTTTCTCGGTTCTCTAATGCACTATCTCTATGCTAGGGAGTATTTGAAGGTCTCAGAGGGTCATTACCTTAGGAAAGTTGTTGAGGCAGTTCTCAATCACCTGAGGCTCTCCGTTAGTGTTTAA
- the acs gene encoding acetate--CoA ligase, which produces MQVGEGFLEEKYIPLQSFREEHRRSIENLEEFWGEQAKILDWFKTWEKVLDDSKAPLFRWFVGGQLNASYNALDRHIKAGKRNRAAIIWESEKGETRTLTYYELYREVNRFASVLKNLSVEKGDRVVIYMPLVPEVVIAMLASARIGAIHSVVFSGFSAEALATRINDAKAKVVITADYLYRRGKTLNLKEIVDKALLETPSVESVVVLKRSENDVNMVEERDYYWQNLLEGAERYVEPVPVESNHPLFILYTSGTTGTPKGIVHSTGGYLVYVAKTMQWAWGITESDLFWNTADVGWITGHSYLVYGPLTLGLTVMMYEGALNYPKPDKPWELIEKHGVTIFYTAPTAIRMLMRYGDEWVKKHDLSSLRLLGSVGEPINPGAWKWYYEIVGGRRCPIIDTWWQTETGGYMIYTSAGIQLPPLKPGSATFPGLGVDADVFTSEGEPAKPGERGYLVTKKPWPGMLLGIWGNDERYIRTYWKRFSKPEEGVWVYYPADYAMKDGDGYFWIFGRADEVLNVSGHRIGTAEIEHALVLHPAVAEAAAIGRPDEIKGEVPVAFVILKEGYAPTEGLKKELINYVREVLGPIAAPAEVFFVNKLPKTRSGKIMRRVLKALATGKGLGDLSTLEDEASVEEVKKALEGFEMH; this is translated from the coding sequence GTGCAGGTAGGAGAAGGGTTTCTAGAGGAGAAGTACATCCCACTGCAGTCCTTCAGGGAGGAGCACAGGAGGTCCATTGAGAACCTCGAGGAGTTCTGGGGGGAACAGGCGAAAATTCTCGACTGGTTCAAGACGTGGGAGAAAGTCCTTGACGACTCGAAGGCTCCTCTCTTCCGCTGGTTCGTTGGAGGCCAGCTCAACGCCAGCTACAACGCCCTCGACAGGCACATCAAGGCGGGAAAGAGGAACAGGGCGGCAATAATCTGGGAGAGCGAAAAGGGAGAAACGAGGACACTCACGTACTACGAGCTCTACCGCGAGGTGAACCGCTTTGCATCAGTCCTCAAGAACCTAAGCGTTGAGAAGGGCGATAGGGTAGTCATCTACATGCCCCTCGTTCCTGAAGTTGTAATAGCGATGCTGGCCAGCGCGAGGATTGGAGCAATCCACAGCGTTGTGTTCTCTGGCTTCTCGGCTGAAGCGTTGGCTACTAGAATAAATGACGCAAAGGCCAAGGTTGTCATAACCGCCGACTACCTCTACAGGCGTGGAAAGACCCTAAACCTCAAGGAGATAGTTGACAAGGCCCTCCTTGAAACCCCGAGCGTCGAGAGCGTTGTGGTGCTCAAGCGCTCTGAAAACGATGTCAACATGGTTGAGGAAAGGGACTACTACTGGCAGAACCTCCTTGAGGGGGCCGAGAGGTACGTTGAACCAGTCCCGGTCGAGAGCAACCACCCGCTCTTCATCCTTTACACGAGCGGAACGACCGGAACGCCGAAGGGTATCGTCCACTCCACAGGCGGCTATCTCGTCTATGTTGCCAAGACGATGCAGTGGGCGTGGGGAATAACCGAGAGCGACCTCTTCTGGAATACTGCAGATGTAGGCTGGATCACCGGCCACAGCTACCTCGTCTACGGCCCGCTTACCCTCGGATTAACCGTTATGATGTACGAGGGGGCTCTGAACTACCCCAAGCCCGATAAACCTTGGGAACTGATAGAGAAGCACGGAGTCACGATATTCTACACGGCTCCGACGGCGATAAGGATGCTCATGCGCTACGGAGACGAGTGGGTGAAAAAGCACGACCTCTCTTCCCTCCGCCTGCTCGGTTCAGTCGGTGAGCCGATCAACCCCGGTGCTTGGAAGTGGTACTACGAGATCGTCGGCGGAAGACGCTGCCCGATAATAGACACATGGTGGCAGACCGAGACGGGCGGCTACATGATATACACATCTGCCGGAATACAGCTTCCACCGCTCAAGCCCGGTTCAGCCACCTTCCCCGGCCTCGGCGTTGATGCAGATGTTTTCACGTCGGAAGGCGAACCAGCGAAGCCAGGTGAGAGGGGCTACCTCGTCACTAAGAAGCCCTGGCCGGGAATGCTCCTCGGCATCTGGGGCAACGACGAGCGCTACATAAGAACCTACTGGAAGCGCTTCAGCAAGCCGGAAGAGGGAGTCTGGGTATACTATCCGGCCGACTATGCAATGAAGGACGGGGACGGCTATTTCTGGATATTCGGCAGGGCCGACGAGGTTCTCAACGTCTCTGGCCACAGGATCGGAACTGCCGAGATAGAGCACGCCCTCGTTCTTCACCCAGCTGTTGCGGAAGCGGCTGCAATAGGAAGGCCCGACGAGATAAAGGGTGAGGTTCCGGTGGCCTTCGTCATACTAAAGGAAGGCTACGCCCCAACTGAGGGGCTGAAGAAGGAGCTCATAAACTATGTCAGAGAAGTGCTCGGCCCGATAGCGGCTCCGGCGGAGGTCTTTTTCGTCAACAAACTGCCCAAGACTAGGAGCGGAAAGATAATGCGCAGGGTTCTAAAAGCCCTCGCAACCGGAAAGGGTCTCGGGGATCTCTCAACGCTCGAAGACGAGGCCAGCGTGGAAGAAGTGAAGAAAGCCCTGGAAGGCTTCGAGATGCACTAA
- a CDS encoding nucleotidyltransferase domain-containing protein, with protein MPILQKGELEEILKEVKAKLQEILGDNLVEVILFGSYARGEAEEWSDVDVLVVVKQWPTLEELDRMAEATNEYAIEKGVVISLIPYVEKPAMSSDPLILNVMREGIKV; from the coding sequence ATGCCGATACTTCAAAAGGGTGAGCTTGAGGAAATACTCAAAGAGGTAAAGGCAAAGCTCCAGGAAATCCTTGGAGATAACTTAGTTGAGGTCATCCTCTTCGGCTCCTACGCGAGGGGGGAAGCTGAAGAGTGGAGCGACGTCGACGTGCTGGTTGTCGTGAAGCAGTGGCCAACGCTCGAGGAGCTTGACAGGATGGCAGAGGCGACCAATGAATATGCCATCGAAAAAGGAGTTGTGATATCACTAATACCCTATGTCGAGAAACCGGCCATGAGCTCGGATCCACTAATCCTTAACGTGATGCGGGAGGGCATAAAGGTATGA